From the Mycoplasmatota bacterium genome, one window contains:
- a CDS encoding transposase family protein has translation MDEIIKMLDESLDYISHELIDDTLYINVKSNKESLPCPLCGEESTKVHSRYNKSFQDLPLQGKKVVIALKNKNMFCTNPNCKKYTFSESFGFIDQKGKKTKRLIDEIIRVSLTQSSISAAKYLSDTTVEIKKSSICNYLKKNSSHKQE, from the coding sequence ATGGACGAAATAATTAAAATGCTTGACGAAAGTCTTGATTACATATCACATGAGTTAATTGATGATACTTTATACATTAATGTAAAATCAAATAAGGAGTCACTCCCATGTCCTCTATGCGGAGAGGAAAGTACAAAAGTACATTCTAGATACAATAAAAGCTTTCAGGACTTGCCATTACAGGGGAAAAAAGTTGTTATTGCACTAAAAAATAAAAATATGTTCTGTACAAATCCAAATTGTAAGAAGTATACATTTTCAGAAAGCTTTGGTTTTATTGATCAAAAAGGCAAGAAAACGAAAAGATTAATTGATGAAATTATACGAGTTTCTTTGACTCAAAGTTCTATATCGGCGGCAAAATACCTTTCAGATACGACCGTTGAAATCAAGAAAAGCTCAATTTGTAATTACCTAAAAAAAAACTCTAGTCATAAACAAGAGTGA
- a CDS encoding TrmB family transcriptional regulator, with protein sequence MDNLITNLEKLNFTKTESKVYLSLLKHGDMSGYQLGRILGLSRSSVYAALDTLYHKGAITLVPGNTKIYSPSNPKNLIENIKNDFNNSADELIDELKNIQMKNINDEYKNIKGKKNIITHMSEMIKNSTKEIYMNTDFDVELFKEDIHDALKRGVRIVMFSFSALDFTGIPIEFYSHGINVCECGANTRLMLVVDYKEVLVASKGMDEDYIGTFSYNKLLVQIISEHIHHDIYLMKLKEKYGEDLFDKNIVLNTLMEKENFSDDTPR encoded by the coding sequence ATGGACAATCTAATTACCAATCTAGAAAAATTGAATTTCACTAAAACAGAGAGTAAAGTATATCTATCTTTATTAAAACATGGCGATATGAGTGGATATCAGTTAGGAAGAATATTAGGTCTCTCAAGATCTTCTGTCTATGCTGCACTTGATACGCTTTATCATAAAGGAGCAATTACTTTAGTTCCAGGGAATACAAAAATTTACTCCCCTTCAAATCCTAAAAATCTTATCGAGAATATTAAAAATGATTTTAATAATTCTGCAGATGAACTCATCGATGAACTTAAGAATATTCAAATGAAAAATATCAATGATGAATATAAGAACATAAAAGGAAAGAAAAACATCATAACTCACATGAGTGAGATGATAAAAAATTCTACTAAAGAGATTTATATGAACACTGACTTTGATGTAGAGTTATTTAAAGAAGATATTCATGATGCCCTAAAAAGAGGTGTGAGAATTGTCATGTTTTCCTTCTCAGCTCTTGATTTTACAGGAATTCCTATTGAATTTTATAGTCATGGAATTAATGTATGTGAATGTGGTGCTAACACAAGATTAATGTTAGTAGTTGATTATAAGGAGGTGTTAGTTGCTAGTAAAGGAATGGATGAGGATTACATCGGAACTTTCAGTTACAACAAACTATTAGTCCAAATAATCTCTGAACACATCCATCATGATATCTACCTTATGAAATTGAAAGAAAAATATGGTGAAGATCTATTTGATAAAAATATTGTATTAAATACACTAATGGAAAAGGAGAATTTTTCTGATGATACACCTAGATAA
- a CDS encoding four-helix bundle copper-binding protein → MGIIGNLNNQNMQECINTCMQCLQACEECLTLCISEPNKDEKEQCMTILRDCIDICDIAIKYMSRGSVHSKHICKECAEICEKCATECEKMSVDHCQKCADICRACAEMCKKML, encoded by the coding sequence ATGGGAATAATAGGAAATCTTAATAATCAAAATATGCAGGAATGTATTAATACATGTATGCAATGTCTTCAAGCTTGTGAGGAATGCTTAACTTTGTGTATATCTGAACCTAATAAAGATGAAAAAGAACAATGTATGACTATTCTTCGAGATTGTATTGATATTTGTGATATAGCAATTAAATACATGTCCAGGGGTAGTGTACACTCAAAACATATTTGTAAAGAATGTGCTGAAATCTGTGAGAAATGTGCCACAGAGTGTGAAAAAATGAGTGTTGATCATTGTCAAAAATGTGCAGATATTTGTAGAGCATGTGCAGAAATGTGTAAAAAAATGTTATAG
- the tnpB gene encoding IS66 family insertion sequence element accessory protein TnpB, whose product MIKLKDVKTVYFATGYTDLRKSIDGLSLIVKKQFDLDPFSNNLFVFCNKSRQILKILHWDYNGFWIYKKRLESGKFNYLKVNRRLQVHL is encoded by the coding sequence ATGATTAAACTCAAGGATGTAAAAACAGTTTATTTCGCGACAGGATATACTGATTTAAGAAAATCAATTGATGGACTATCTCTTATTGTAAAAAAACAGTTTGATTTAGATCCATTTTCAAATAACTTATTTGTTTTCTGTAATAAAAGTAGACAAATTTTAAAAATTTTACATTGGGATTATAATGGTTTTTGGATATATAAAAAACGATTAGAAAGTGGTAAATTTAATTACCTAAAAGTGAACAGGAGATTACAAGTTCATCTTTAA
- a CDS encoding CueP family metal-binding protein, giving the protein MKKLLLIMLFPSLLILVGCTNNLQEYTLKELGLAGMSGKEILMSVADKSIDSSRFNLSVYDDELIVISGKDKISVDMPKDEFYLSVAPYINSTHKCLYHSATSCKGELANEIFHIEFINDDGNIILNEDYQSLDNGFIDLWLPRNIKGTITITYGELSSTKTISTYSGEPTCETTMRLI; this is encoded by the coding sequence ATGAAAAAATTATTATTAATTATGCTATTCCCAAGTTTACTAATATTAGTAGGTTGTACTAATAATTTACAAGAATACACTCTAAAAGAATTAGGATTAGCTGGAATGAGCGGAAAAGAAATACTGATGTCTGTTGCGGATAAAAGTATTGATTCAAGCAGATTTAATTTATCGGTGTATGATGATGAGTTAATAGTGATATCTGGTAAAGACAAAATATCAGTTGATATGCCTAAGGATGAATTTTACCTTTCTGTAGCACCATACATTAATTCTACACATAAATGTTTATATCACAGTGCAACAAGTTGTAAAGGTGAACTAGCAAACGAGATATTTCACATTGAATTCATAAATGATGATGGAAATATAATTTTGAATGAAGACTATCAAAGTTTAGATAACGGATTTATAGATTTATGGCTGCCTAGAAACATCAAGGGAACTATAACAATCACCTATGGAGAACTCAGTAGTACAAAAACAATCTCTACTTATAGCGGAGAACCCACTTGTGAAACTACCATGAGATTGATTTAA
- a CDS encoding class I SAM-dependent methyltransferase, with protein MKAGYIMYNITIWNNQIIIEGLEGVFSPKNIDTGTKTMLDQIELSTEDKVLDLGCGTGVVGIAVAKKIGGNRVVMTDIDQKAIACSKRNIELNNLSNIKLILSSGFENIKETDFTLILSNPPYHTDFSVAKEFIESGKKHLQIGGKMVLVVKRLDWYKNKLSSIFGGVKVIEENGYYVLISEKRDVKNRTKKKTKPIKKKHLKKINSSKKK; from the coding sequence ATGAAAGCAGGTTACATCATGTATAATATAACTATTTGGAATAATCAGATTATAATTGAAGGACTTGAAGGTGTTTTCTCGCCTAAAAACATAGATACAGGAACTAAAACGATGTTAGATCAAATAGAACTTAGTACTGAAGATAAAGTATTAGATTTAGGGTGTGGAACAGGAGTTGTAGGAATTGCTGTTGCGAAGAAAATAGGTGGCAATAGGGTAGTTATGACTGATATAGATCAAAAAGCCATAGCTTGTAGTAAAAGAAATATTGAGTTAAATAATCTTTCTAACATAAAGTTAATACTATCAAGTGGTTTTGAAAATATCAAAGAAACTGATTTTACACTAATATTGAGTAATCCTCCATATCACACTGATTTTTCTGTAGCGAAAGAATTTATTGAGTCAGGTAAGAAGCACTTACAGATAGGTGGGAAAATGGTATTGGTTGTTAAGCGGTTAGATTGGTATAAAAATAAACTGTCTAGTATATTTGGTGGAGTTAAAGTTATTGAAGAAAATGGATATTATGTACTGATATCTGAAAAAAGGGATGTAAAAAATAGAACAAAAAAGAAAACAAAACCTATAAAGAAAAAACATCTAAAAAAGATTAATTCGAGTAAAAAAAAGTAA
- a CDS encoding MATE family efflux transporter, with amino-acid sequence MIHLDKHFMKKLSYIAIPITIQSIIQTSLSMIDQVMVGRIGDTADTAINAIGYGSKLSFIFLLGLAGITSATSIYASQFWGGGNKKKIGNVLGITLSYASILALITILLSVLFPHFIMGLYTKDTAAIPLGADYMRIISLSLIPVVIVNSFAAILRSCGDAKTPMITGFISVILNTLLNYILIFGFAGINGMGVQGAAIATTISRFIECILILAIFHRKNLLNVKILDFFKFNKKLVSLFTITMLPLLINETLWAVGDSVFSGIYGHIGGAQSAAMIATFPIQGLSFGLMSGIGAASGIMIGNLLGEGKNDKAYSYGKNFITLGIIFSVIIGIIVALFGRYYIDLMKITPESKEFALKILNIFAIILWIKVSNMIIAGGILRSGGNTKIILVLEMIGMWCIGVPVGIAIYTFTNLPIQWVYFFVSLEELFRMGVGLILFSKRKWMTNMNTTLEEGI; translated from the coding sequence ATGATACACCTAGATAAACACTTTATGAAAAAACTATCCTATATTGCTATCCCGATTACAATTCAAAGTATTATTCAAACTTCACTAAGTATGATTGATCAGGTTATGGTTGGTCGAATTGGAGATACTGCTGATACTGCAATTAACGCTATTGGTTATGGTAGTAAATTATCTTTTATCTTTTTGCTGGGTTTAGCAGGTATAACTTCAGCAACGTCTATCTACGCCTCACAATTCTGGGGTGGTGGAAATAAGAAGAAAATCGGGAATGTGTTAGGAATAACACTATCATATGCTAGTATCTTAGCACTAATAACAATCCTATTATCAGTTCTATTTCCACATTTTATCATGGGTCTTTATACAAAAGATACAGCCGCAATCCCCCTAGGCGCTGATTACATGAGAATAATTTCTCTTAGTCTAATTCCTGTAGTGATTGTTAATTCATTTGCTGCAATTCTTAGAAGTTGTGGAGACGCTAAAACACCGATGATTACTGGGTTTATTTCAGTTATTTTGAACACCCTTTTAAATTATATTCTGATTTTTGGTTTTGCTGGAATAAATGGAATGGGTGTACAAGGTGCTGCAATAGCTACGACAATTAGTAGATTCATAGAATGTATCCTTATATTAGCTATATTCCATCGAAAAAATTTACTAAACGTAAAAATACTAGACTTTTTTAAATTTAATAAAAAGTTAGTATCATTATTTACCATCACCATGCTCCCCCTTCTTATTAATGAAACCTTATGGGCAGTTGGTGATTCAGTATTTTCAGGAATATATGGTCATATAGGTGGCGCACAATCTGCGGCAATGATCGCCACATTCCCTATTCAGGGCTTATCCTTTGGGTTAATGTCAGGGATAGGGGCAGCTTCTGGTATAATGATTGGTAATTTACTTGGAGAAGGAAAGAATGATAAAGCCTACTCATATGGTAAGAACTTTATTACACTTGGAATAATATTTTCAGTTATTATTGGAATTATAGTCGCACTATTTGGTCGTTATTATATTGACCTTATGAAAATAACTCCTGAATCTAAAGAATTCGCATTAAAAATACTTAATATATTCGCAATTATTCTGTGGATTAAAGTATCTAATATGATAATCGCTGGTGGTATCTTAAGAAGCGGAGGTAATACTAAGATTATACTTGTTCTAGAGATGATAGGTATGTGGTGTATTGGTGTCCCTGTAGGTATAGCTATTTACACTTTTACAAATCTTCCTATCCAATGGGTGTACTTCTTTGTATCATTGGAAGAATTATTTAGAATGGGCGTTGGATTAATTCTTTTCTCAAAAAGAAAATGGATGACTAATATGAACACCACCTTAGAAGAAGGAATCTAA
- a CDS encoding IS66 family insertion sequence element accessory protein TnpB, which produces MNYNKLRSEWKERIEEYQKSGLSKSKWCRENGYKLHQLLYWIKKNNQNEKQAQEINWVPIPINHEMVEMNEEKCITIKIGKCNIKVEPGFNGNHLKDVVKVLSEL; this is translated from the coding sequence ATGAATTATAATAAGTTAAGATCTGAATGGAAAGAAAGAATTGAAGAATATCAAAAAAGTGGATTATCAAAATCAAAATGGTGTAGGGAAAATGGGTATAAATTACATCAACTTCTATATTGGATTAAAAAGAATAATCAAAATGAAAAACAAGCACAAGAAATTAATTGGGTACCCATTCCTATTAATCATGAAATGGTTGAAATGAATGAAGAAAAATGTATTACGATTAAAATAGGAAAATGCAATATAAAGGTTGAACCAGGGTTCAATGGGAATCATTTAAAAGATGTGGTAAAGGTGTTATCAGAATTATGA
- a CDS encoding IS3 family transposase produces MAEVSRSGYYNYHSEKSKKNRMKKEQNDKKRFKLIKEVFEVGKKKYGAKQIKMHLKENMNLKSIRRIMSKYGLVCKIRRQDPYKQMLKADQNHRVHKNHLNRNFDQQSPYKVLLTDITYIRYNNRFAYLSTILDGSTKELVAYKVSNNLKIDFVLDTVKELDNINLPENAIIHSDQGSHYTSPKFSKEVRSRNLLQSMSRRGNCWDNAPIESFFGHMKDYIDFSECKTLKDVELKIDDYMYYYNHQRYQWKLNKLTPIEFRNQLKAA; encoded by the coding sequence GTGGCAGAAGTATCAAGAAGTGGTTACTATAACTACCATTCAGAAAAATCAAAGAAGAATAGAATGAAAAAGGAACAAAATGATAAGAAAAGATTTAAACTCATCAAGGAAGTATTTGAGGTTGGAAAGAAAAAGTATGGTGCTAAACAAATTAAGATGCATTTAAAGGAAAACATGAATTTGAAGTCCATTAGAAGAATTATGAGTAAATATGGTCTAGTATGTAAAATACGTAGACAGGATCCTTATAAGCAGATGTTAAAAGCAGATCAAAACCATAGAGTACACAAGAATCATTTAAATAGAAACTTTGATCAGCAGTCTCCATATAAGGTGTTACTGACTGATATTACGTATATAAGGTATAATAATAGATTCGCATATTTATCTACCATATTAGATGGTAGTACGAAAGAATTAGTTGCTTATAAGGTATCAAATAATCTTAAAATTGACTTTGTATTGGATACAGTTAAAGAATTAGACAATATAAACTTACCCGAAAATGCCATTATACATTCGGACCAAGGAAGTCATTATACAAGTCCTAAATTCTCAAAAGAAGTGAGGTCAAGAAACTTACTTCAATCAATGTCTCGTAGAGGTAACTGTTGGGATAATGCACCTATAGAATCGTTCTTTGGCCATATGAAAGACTATATAGACTTTTCAGAATGTAAAACATTAAAAGATGTAGAACTAAAAATAGATGATTATATGTACTATTACAATCACCAAAGATATCAGTGGAAACTAAATAAGCTGACTCCTATTGAATTCAGGAATCAGCTTAAAGCAGCATAA
- a CDS encoding ISL3 family transposase yields the protein MNKSEVKYVCIDDFAIKKRKSYGTIMVDIETKCIIDLLESRDSMKVTEWLTTFPNIKLVSRDGSTTYRSAIADAHPKATQVSDRFHLVKNLVKSISKYMKRIITGRIEIPLISQDGKKRYDYLCGLSRREKIIEARRLYAKEGNSYDTIGNKLGVSPTTVAKYIKMKEEDIPKEKITVRGKEHINAISKVEQKRNKVLELWNKGYTKRDISKKTGYSTTSIDTYLKGEFNPVHGQYGTGRNGKLMPFRDEVIDMRANGITYKKITEHIREKGYTGTVDGLRFFISKEKRLAKDTSSTKEPTEFLDKRLINKLLYKPLEKVKGITENQLNEFFKKYPDIKVLFERLKEFRLLLLEDTEDSLSKWIKRARESEIQEIDSFINGIQNDQDAVENAIKYSYNNGLVEGSVNKLKSIKRIMYGRNKFDLLRSKVLLLESLK from the coding sequence ATAAACAAGAGTGAAGTTAAATATGTCTGTATAGATGACTTTGCGATAAAAAAGAGAAAATCATATGGAACAATTATGGTAGATATTGAAACTAAATGTATTATAGACTTATTAGAATCAAGAGATAGTATGAAAGTTACGGAATGGCTTACTACGTTTCCAAATATTAAACTCGTCTCACGTGACGGCTCAACAACTTATCGCTCGGCTATTGCAGACGCTCATCCTAAAGCCACTCAGGTAAGTGATCGTTTTCATTTAGTTAAAAATTTAGTGAAATCCATATCAAAGTATATGAAACGAATAATTACAGGTCGCATTGAAATACCACTCATATCACAAGATGGAAAGAAACGTTATGATTATCTTTGTGGTTTAAGCCGTAGAGAAAAAATTATTGAAGCCAGGCGTTTATATGCAAAGGAAGGAAATAGCTATGATACGATTGGAAATAAGTTAGGTGTTTCACCAACAACAGTTGCTAAATATATAAAAATGAAGGAAGAAGATATACCTAAAGAGAAAATAACTGTACGTGGAAAAGAGCACATCAACGCCATTTCGAAAGTGGAACAGAAAAGAAATAAGGTGCTAGAATTATGGAATAAAGGGTATACAAAAAGAGACATATCAAAGAAAACAGGATATAGCACTACAAGCATTGATACTTATCTCAAAGGTGAATTCAATCCTGTGCACGGACAATATGGAACAGGCCGAAATGGTAAACTAATGCCATTTAGAGATGAAGTTATTGATATGCGTGCTAATGGGATAACATATAAGAAGATTACAGAACATATAAGGGAAAAAGGATACACAGGAACTGTAGATGGATTGAGATTTTTTATCTCAAAAGAAAAGCGTTTAGCTAAAGACACCTCGTCTACAAAAGAACCTACAGAATTTTTAGACAAACGTTTGATCAATAAATTATTATATAAACCACTTGAAAAGGTAAAAGGGATCACGGAGAATCAATTGAATGAATTTTTCAAAAAATATCCAGACATAAAAGTACTCTTTGAAAGACTAAAAGAATTCAGACTTTTGTTACTTGAAGATACAGAAGACAGTTTAAGTAAATGGATTAAACGGGCAAGAGAATCTGAAATTCAGGAAATTGATAGTTTCATTAATGGTATACAAAATGACCAAGATGCCGTAGAAAATGCCATAAAGTATAGTTATAATAACGGTTTAGTAGAAGGAAGTGTTAATAAACTAAAATCTATAAAAAGGATTATGTATGGCAGAAATAAATTTGATCTACTGAGGTCTAAAGTATTATTATTGGAATCATTAAAATGA
- a CDS encoding class I SAM-dependent methyltransferase, with translation MGNLVESKIHYDMLIDEGIDFVKDSKILKHYMKNWDGDLFYNALELNSNKNVFEVGVGTGRVALEVLNKGVKSFVGIDNSDKSIKKAKENLKQHENLVSLKVCDINELHIENTYDVVYSVLTFIHIKDKERALRNMVNSLKKGGIIVISLTNNPSDYLDYCSRIVKLYPENIEFYLKILNEIGCNIKMIKETENKFATIIKAVKN, from the coding sequence TTGGGTAATCTAGTTGAAAGTAAAATTCATTATGATATGTTAATTGATGAGGGAATAGATTTTGTTAAAGATAGTAAAATATTAAAACATTATATGAAAAATTGGGATGGAGATCTATTTTATAATGCTTTAGAATTAAACTCAAATAAAAATGTTTTTGAAGTTGGTGTTGGAACAGGTAGAGTGGCATTAGAAGTGTTAAATAAAGGGGTAAAATCTTTTGTAGGTATAGATAATTCTGATAAATCTATTAAAAAAGCAAAAGAGAATTTAAAGCAGCATGAAAATTTGGTTTCTTTAAAAGTATGTGATATTAACGAATTACATATTGAAAATACATATGATGTAGTTTATAGTGTTTTAACATTTATTCATATTAAAGATAAAGAAAGAGCGTTAAGAAATATGGTAAATTCTCTAAAAAAAGGTGGTATTATTGTTATCTCTTTGACAAACAATCCATCAGATTATTTAGATTATTGTAGTAGAATTGTCAAATTGTATCCAGAAAATATAGAATTCTACTTGAAGATTCTAAATGAAATAGGATGCAATATTAAAATGATAAAAGAAACTGAAAACAAATTTGCTACTATTATAAAAGCTGTTAAAAATTAA